The Aggregatilinea lenta genome includes a region encoding these proteins:
- a CDS encoding universal stress protein: MRRVLLVTDGSPNALRAARTAAQLAQRSRGEVLVIYVIPPVQALAKNTVSKGGAGLNTIVDALRDAMQMGHTALTQAANILAQAGISHTARLEQGVPATVICQVSRSESCDAIVIGSANLDRTTTLALGETSKRQNNCDSCAVIIVS; this comes from the coding sequence ATGCGGCGCGTGCTTCTGGTGACGGACGGTTCACCCAACGCTTTACGTGCGGCTCGAACCGCCGCGCAGCTTGCCCAGCGATCACGCGGCGAGGTGTTGGTTATCTACGTGATTCCACCTGTTCAAGCCCTTGCTAAAAATACCGTCAGCAAGGGCGGTGCTGGCTTAAACACTATCGTGGACGCGCTGCGCGATGCAATGCAAATGGGCCACACCGCGCTGACACAAGCTGCGAACATCCTGGCCCAGGCCGGAATTTCGCACACGGCGCGACTTGAACAGGGTGTCCCGGCAACGGTGATCTGCCAGGTTTCGAGAAGCGAGTCGTGTGATGCTATCGTGATTGGCAGCGCCAACCTGGATCGCACGACTACGCTGGCGCTTGGCGAAACGAGCAAACGACAAAACAACTGCGATTCATGTGCAGTGATCATTGTCAGTTAG
- a CDS encoding CopD family protein, with protein sequence MANKDIVFALVVFLHDLFTAVWIGGLLTLTLSVLPSAKAVLGTGPQTKALMKAIQQRLSILVYASIAGLIVTGVLQANRSDEFNGLVAVDNDYSLVLTLKHVLVIAMVLVTLIRSWGLNRLKLAAPAKEKLSIRLLFANLALGVGVLLLSGFSAALAT encoded by the coding sequence ATGGCCAACAAGGATATCGTGTTTGCGCTCGTCGTATTCCTGCACGACCTGTTCACTGCCGTATGGATTGGCGGCCTGCTCACGCTGACACTTAGCGTTTTACCATCCGCCAAAGCCGTGTTGGGCACCGGACCGCAAACCAAAGCACTGATGAAGGCCATCCAGCAACGCTTGAGCATCCTGGTGTATGCAAGCATCGCTGGGTTGATCGTGACCGGTGTGCTGCAAGCGAACCGGAGTGATGAATTCAACGGGTTGGTCGCAGTGGATAACGACTATTCACTCGTGCTGACGCTCAAACACGTGCTGGTGATCGCAATGGTGCTGGTCACATTGATACGCAGTTGGGGCCTGAACCGCCTGAAACTCGCGGCTCCAGCGAAAGAAAAACTCAGTATCCGGCTGCTGTTCGCCAATCTTGCGCTGGGCGTCGGGGTGCTTTTGTTAAGCGGCTTTTCAGCGGCCCTCGCCACGTGA
- a CDS encoding TetR/AcrR family transcriptional regulator, translating into MNRRDDIIQTARQLFTRQGYHATSIRQIAAGVGCRESAIYVHFENGKRELLQTILTHHMPDFDEILRGCAPESASENAFDRLGQRMAALAQTHLQEWQWVVGEFPTLKADERAIVRAKLVELHQGLADCLQAHRVSEAAARSIAWSLVVMLSGYAQLHRVGEPDFDIGFSPDHFANMLKVLLAETLRPEEQANVQ; encoded by the coding sequence ATGAATCGCCGTGATGACATTATCCAGACCGCGCGCCAGTTATTCACTAGGCAGGGCTATCACGCCACTTCCATACGCCAGATTGCTGCCGGTGTAGGGTGCCGGGAATCGGCGATCTATGTCCACTTTGAAAACGGAAAACGCGAGCTGCTGCAAACCATTCTGACCCACCACATGCCCGATTTTGACGAAATTCTGAGGGGATGCGCACCCGAATCTGCATCAGAAAACGCGTTTGACCGTTTGGGGCAACGCATGGCGGCTCTGGCACAAACGCACCTGCAAGAATGGCAGTGGGTCGTTGGTGAGTTCCCAACCCTAAAGGCAGACGAGCGCGCCATCGTTCGCGCGAAACTCGTTGAACTGCATCAAGGGTTGGCCGACTGCCTGCAAGCCCATCGTGTTTCGGAGGCAGCGGCGCGATCAATCGCCTGGAGTCTCGTAGTGATGCTGTCCGGTTATGCCCAATTGCACCGTGTAGGTGAACCGGATTTCGATATCGGCTTTTCGCCCGATCATTTCGCCAACATGCTCAAAGTCTTGCTCGCTGAAACACTTCGTCCCGAAGAGCAAGCGAACGTTCAGTAA
- a CDS encoding MFS transporter: MSTETARENLPGYSKRWIGLLFIGISLLVISLDNTILNVALPSISNDLGASASDLQWIVDAYVLVFAALLLTMGSFGDKIGRKRALQFGLVMFGIGSLWAALSTSTEMLIAARAFLGIGGATIMPATLSIISATFPREERSQAIAVWAAIFGLGVGIGPVVGGLLLEQFEWNAVFFVNLPVVAIALLGGAFFLAESKDEHAPKPDIIGVLLSVPGLFALIYGIIEAGQGAWTDSHVLIAFGISAVLLTIFTWWENRSPNAMLPLHFFKNMSFTGANIAMTFIMFSMFGSIFFLSQYLQTIQGYSALDAGLRMVPMAVSLAGVSVLSARIARRLGTKRTVALGITIAAGGLVFMSQMYDVDTAYSTVVVGQIILASGMGFAMSPATNSIMGSVPVSKAGVGSAMNDTTRQLGGALGIAVLGTIMNGRYLDGIVSLKTALPQLRPDMFDGISNSIQAAHKIASNPEVPEPFANTIIGIADQAFVTGMNDAMLFGAAVMLVNALLVLIILPSRVRAPREEAHVEEAHEHDLPSVAVASD, from the coding sequence ATGTCTACAGAAACCGCCCGCGAAAACCTGCCCGGCTATTCCAAACGGTGGATCGGCCTGCTCTTTATCGGCATCTCCCTGCTGGTAATCAGCCTGGATAACACCATCCTCAATGTGGCCTTGCCATCGATCTCAAACGATCTCGGCGCATCGGCCAGCGATTTACAATGGATTGTTGACGCCTATGTACTCGTGTTCGCCGCGCTGCTGCTCACGATGGGATCGTTTGGCGACAAGATCGGGCGCAAACGGGCGCTGCAATTCGGCCTGGTCATGTTTGGCATCGGTTCGTTGTGGGCGGCCTTGTCCACCTCTACCGAAATGCTGATCGCGGCCCGCGCCTTTCTCGGCATCGGCGGTGCGACGATCATGCCCGCGACGCTCTCGATCATCAGCGCCACCTTCCCCCGCGAGGAACGCTCGCAGGCTATCGCTGTCTGGGCGGCCATTTTTGGACTTGGCGTCGGGATCGGTCCGGTTGTTGGCGGTCTGCTGTTGGAGCAGTTCGAATGGAACGCGGTCTTTTTCGTCAACCTGCCGGTAGTCGCTATCGCGCTGCTGGGCGGAGCATTTTTCCTGGCCGAATCCAAAGATGAGCATGCGCCCAAACCGGACATCATCGGTGTCCTGCTTTCAGTCCCCGGCCTGTTCGCCTTGATTTACGGCATCATCGAGGCCGGTCAGGGCGCATGGACCGATTCGCACGTGTTGATCGCTTTTGGTATCTCCGCCGTGCTGCTCACAATCTTTACGTGGTGGGAGAACCGCAGCCCAAACGCCATGTTACCCTTGCATTTCTTCAAGAACATGTCGTTCACCGGGGCGAACATTGCCATGACGTTTATCATGTTCAGCATGTTCGGTTCGATCTTCTTCCTCAGCCAGTATCTCCAGACCATTCAGGGCTATTCGGCACTGGATGCTGGGCTGCGCATGGTGCCAATGGCTGTGTCATTGGCGGGTGTATCGGTTTTGTCGGCACGTATCGCCAGACGACTGGGCACAAAACGAACCGTCGCCCTCGGTATCACGATAGCCGCAGGCGGGCTGGTGTTCATGTCGCAAATGTACGATGTTGATACCGCCTACTCGACCGTGGTTGTCGGACAGATTATCCTGGCGAGCGGCATGGGGTTTGCGATGAGTCCGGCCACCAACTCGATCATGGGATCCGTGCCGGTCAGCAAGGCCGGAGTCGGCTCGGCCATGAACGATACCACCCGCCAGCTTGGCGGCGCGTTAGGGATTGCGGTGCTCGGCACGATCATGAATGGTCGTTACCTGGATGGCATCGTGTCGCTCAAAACCGCGCTGCCCCAACTACGCCCGGATATGTTCGACGGTATCAGTAACAGCATCCAGGCTGCACATAAAATCGCCAGCAATCCGGAAGTGCCGGAACCGTTCGCTAATACGATCATCGGCATTGCGGACCAGGCATTCGTCACCGGGATGAACGACGCCATGTTATTTGGGGCCGCCGTGATGCTGGTCAATGCGCTGCTGGTTCTCATCATCTTGCCCTCGCGCGTGCGCGCACCGCGTGAAGAGGCACACGTCGAGGAAGCACACGAACACGATCTGCCGAGTGTGGCTGTTGCGAGTGACTAA